One Betta splendens chromosome 16, fBetSpl5.4, whole genome shotgun sequence genomic window carries:
- the mettl25b gene encoding protein RRNAD1 isoform X2, whose product MDEMRWNLRCNFSHFSYLYVEFFTQDLWHTLPVSWQPALQNLSYPQVAELLLEPAHGDRRYPSVWPLSLLAFRATAHALAFPRGCRQERRTRPEEFTENRSQSSLLGHIFRKHVKPKKQHEIRRLGMLVKRLCDQTECSRVVDVGSGQGHLTRFLSFGLGLSVTAIEADGSLVAMATRFDEQLLWVLEKEKQKKNPSSELAVSQFSPRHVTGWVNPKASWEVFIEQLSSVHGVCDGPPWGSKHQAFQPWVPRSPSRRDTRSQEQASAGSTESCCPCDRPVLHESAHSGDRCPDFVLTGLHACGDLSATLLRHFVKCPHVCGITSVGCCYMKITTKENPTPPGLVAPPAPATPGPESVQAEFGYPMSSWVQGLPGHNLSYKAREGACHAVEDYIQRLREESELLKTHCYRATLETFIRDTRPDLRRAGVQTIKKAHLLPFTEYCRLGLARVGLSPELPLDPERVEALLKQQGRVVVYFSLALLLAPVVETLMLLDRMIYLQENGVESQLVPLFDPNFSPRNFVLVALKPR is encoded by the exons ATGGACGAAATGAGGTGGAATCTAAGATgtaatttttcacattttagttACTTGTATGTG GAGTTCTTCACTCAGGACCTGTGGCACACGTTGCCCGTCTCATGGCAGCCTGCACTGCAGAACCTGTCATATCCACAGGTCGCAGAGCTCTTACTCGAGCCTGCGCACGGAGACAGGAG ATATCCTTCGGTGTGGCCCCTGTCACTCCTGGCTTTCCGTGCTACAGCCCACGCTCTGGCGTTTCCCAGAGGGTGCAGGCAGGAGCGGCGCACGAGGCCCGAGGAGTTCACGGAGAACCGGAGTCAGAGCTCGCTGCTGGGCCACATCTTCAGGAAGCACGTCAAACCCAAGAAGCAACACGAGATCCGCAGGCTGGGAATG CTGGTGAAACGACTGTGTGACCAGACTGAGTGCAGCAGAGTGGTGGATGTCGGCTCTGGACAG GGCCATCTGACTCGTTTCCTGTCGTTTGGGCTCGGTCTGTCCGTGACTGCTATTGAAGCTGATGGCAgtctggttgccatggcgaccagGTTTGACGAGCAGTTACTGTGGGTtttggagaaagaaaagcagaagaag AATCCCTCATCTGAATTGGCAGTATCCCAGTTTTCCCCACGCCATGTCACCGGCTGGGTAAACCCCAAGGCATCATGGGAGGTCTTCATCGAGCAGCTGAGTTCTGTGCACGGTGTCTGTGATGGTCCCCCATGGGGCTCTAAACATCAGGCGTTCCAGCCTTGGGTTCCTCGTAGCCCCTCACGCCGTGACACTCGCTCACAGGAGCAGGCGAGCGCCGGGTCCACTGAGAGCTGCTGCCCGTGTGACCGGCCTGTCCTTCACGAAAGCGCACACTCTGGGGACAGGTGTCCAGACTTCGTCCTGACCGGCCTCCACGCCTGTGGGGACCTCAGCGCCACCCTCCTCCGTCACTTTGTAAAATGCCCACATGTGTGTGGCATCACCTCTGTGGGGTGCTGCTACATGAAAATCACCACCAAAGAAAACCCCACCCCTCCAGGACTGGTTGCACCTCCTGCCCCAGCGACACCGGGCCCAGAGTCGGTTCAGGCGGAGTTCGGTTACCCCATGAGCTCCTGGGTTCAGGGGCTGCCGGGACATAATCTGTCTTATAAAGCACGTGAGGGGGCGTGTCACGCCGTGGAGGACTACATCCAGAGGCTCAGGGAGGAGAGCGAGTTGTTGAAGACTCACTGTTACCGAGCGACGCTGGAGACCTTCATCAGGGACACAAGGCCGGATCTGCGCAGGGCCGGAGTCCAGACCATAAAGAAAGCCCATTTATTACCCTTTACAGA GTACTGTCGCCTGGGTCTGGCTCGGGTCGGTCTATCCCCCGAGTTGCCTCTGGACCCGGAGCGAGTGGAGgctctgctgaagcagcagggcAGGGTGGTGGTGTACTTcagcctggctctgctgctggctcctgtggtggaga
- the mettl25b gene encoding protein RRNAD1 isoform X1 codes for MFTPTVSSEQRRELATRLTSFLSHYKHLTDSYIIEFFTQDLWHTLPVSWQPALQNLSYPQVAELLLEPAHGDRRYPSVWPLSLLAFRATAHALAFPRGCRQERRTRPEEFTENRSQSSLLGHIFRKHVKPKKQHEIRRLGMLVKRLCDQTECSRVVDVGSGQGHLTRFLSFGLGLSVTAIEADGSLVAMATRFDEQLLWVLEKEKQKKNPSSELAVSQFSPRHVTGWVNPKASWEVFIEQLSSVHGVCDGPPWGSKHQAFQPWVPRSPSRRDTRSQEQASAGSTESCCPCDRPVLHESAHSGDRCPDFVLTGLHACGDLSATLLRHFVKCPHVCGITSVGCCYMKITTKENPTPPGLVAPPAPATPGPESVQAEFGYPMSSWVQGLPGHNLSYKAREGACHAVEDYIQRLREESELLKTHCYRATLETFIRDTRPDLRRAGVQTIKKAHLLPFTEYCRLGLARVGLSPELPLDPERVEALLKQQGRVVVYFSLALLLAPVVETLMLLDRMIYLQENGVESQLVPLFDPNFSPRNFVLVALKPR; via the exons ATGTTTACACCGACCGTTTCCTCAGAGCAGCGAAGAGAACTGGCGACAAGACTCACCTCTTTTCTGTCTCATTACAAGCATTTGACCGACTCTTACATAATT GAGTTCTTCACTCAGGACCTGTGGCACACGTTGCCCGTCTCATGGCAGCCTGCACTGCAGAACCTGTCATATCCACAGGTCGCAGAGCTCTTACTCGAGCCTGCGCACGGAGACAGGAG ATATCCTTCGGTGTGGCCCCTGTCACTCCTGGCTTTCCGTGCTACAGCCCACGCTCTGGCGTTTCCCAGAGGGTGCAGGCAGGAGCGGCGCACGAGGCCCGAGGAGTTCACGGAGAACCGGAGTCAGAGCTCGCTGCTGGGCCACATCTTCAGGAAGCACGTCAAACCCAAGAAGCAACACGAGATCCGCAGGCTGGGAATG CTGGTGAAACGACTGTGTGACCAGACTGAGTGCAGCAGAGTGGTGGATGTCGGCTCTGGACAG GGCCATCTGACTCGTTTCCTGTCGTTTGGGCTCGGTCTGTCCGTGACTGCTATTGAAGCTGATGGCAgtctggttgccatggcgaccagGTTTGACGAGCAGTTACTGTGGGTtttggagaaagaaaagcagaagaag AATCCCTCATCTGAATTGGCAGTATCCCAGTTTTCCCCACGCCATGTCACCGGCTGGGTAAACCCCAAGGCATCATGGGAGGTCTTCATCGAGCAGCTGAGTTCTGTGCACGGTGTCTGTGATGGTCCCCCATGGGGCTCTAAACATCAGGCGTTCCAGCCTTGGGTTCCTCGTAGCCCCTCACGCCGTGACACTCGCTCACAGGAGCAGGCGAGCGCCGGGTCCACTGAGAGCTGCTGCCCGTGTGACCGGCCTGTCCTTCACGAAAGCGCACACTCTGGGGACAGGTGTCCAGACTTCGTCCTGACCGGCCTCCACGCCTGTGGGGACCTCAGCGCCACCCTCCTCCGTCACTTTGTAAAATGCCCACATGTGTGTGGCATCACCTCTGTGGGGTGCTGCTACATGAAAATCACCACCAAAGAAAACCCCACCCCTCCAGGACTGGTTGCACCTCCTGCCCCAGCGACACCGGGCCCAGAGTCGGTTCAGGCGGAGTTCGGTTACCCCATGAGCTCCTGGGTTCAGGGGCTGCCGGGACATAATCTGTCTTATAAAGCACGTGAGGGGGCGTGTCACGCCGTGGAGGACTACATCCAGAGGCTCAGGGAGGAGAGCGAGTTGTTGAAGACTCACTGTTACCGAGCGACGCTGGAGACCTTCATCAGGGACACAAGGCCGGATCTGCGCAGGGCCGGAGTCCAGACCATAAAGAAAGCCCATTTATTACCCTTTACAGA GTACTGTCGCCTGGGTCTGGCTCGGGTCGGTCTATCCCCCGAGTTGCCTCTGGACCCGGAGCGAGTGGAGgctctgctgaagcagcagggcAGGGTGGTGGTGTACTTcagcctggctctgctgctggctcctgtggtggaga
- the isg20l2 gene encoding interferon-stimulated 20 kDa exonuclease-like 2, whose product MSDININISFSNDTLHRRTVTQNRKRKNKKSRKKERFLQNQRNLERGPVHTNSGQTAAHNGADTSSFSLLHPDTTARTIYGPSRPSLPSRFLTVKSESKHEKPKEAVKTKSASTNLSPSAPDSHKPPHPSCSSAPGSHTPAPTKYLAIDCEMVGTGPKGSISQLARCSIVSYEGDIVYDKFINPPMPVTDYRTRWSGIRRCDLIKATPYNQARKEILKLLMGKVVVGHAIHNDFRVLGYTHPTVLTRDTSRIPLLNLKAGFVKKECASLKRLTKAIFNRDIQTGKKGHSSVEDARATMELYRVVEEEWERTLATKSQST is encoded by the exons ATGTCAGATATTAACATCAACATTAGCTTTTCTAACGACACTTTACACAGAAGAACTGTAACACAAAAccgaaagaggaaaaacaagaagtCGCGCAAAAAGGAGCGATTTTTGCAGAACCAAAGGAATTTGGAAAGGGGACCGGTGCACACCAACAGTGGCCAGACTGCTGCCCACAATGGAGCAGACACTTCATCCTTCAGCTTACTTCATCCAGACACGACTGCCAGGACTATCTATGGTCCCTCCAGGCCTTCATTGCCTTCACGGTTTCTTACTGTGAAAAGTGAAAGCAAGCATGAAAAACCAAAGGAAGCAGTGAAGACAAAATCAGCCTCCACCAACCTCAGCCCCTCAGCACCAGACAGCCACAAGCCCCCTCACCCCTCCTGCTCTTCAGCACCAGGCAGCCACACACCCGCCCCTACCAAGTACCTCGCTATTGATTGTGAGATGGTGGGTACAGGACCCAAGGGGAGCATCAGCCAGCTCGCACGCTGCAGTATAGTGTCCTATGAAGGAGACATAGTTTATGATAAGTTCATTAATCCTCCCATGCCCGTTACCGACTACCGAACCCGATGGAGTGGCATCCGCCGCTGTGACCTCATCAAGGCTACGCCATACAATCAGGCCaggaaggag ATACTGAAGCTGCTCATGGGGAAGGTGGTGGTTGGTCATGCCATTCACAATGACTTCAGAGTCCTCGGCTACACTCACCCCACAGTCTTGACCAGGGACACCTCACGAATCCCTCTGCTCAACCTGAAGGCCGGCTTTGTGAAAAAAGAGTGTGCGTCGCTGAAGAGGCTCACTAAGGCCATCTTCAACCGTGACATCCAG ACCGGGAAGAAGGGCCACTCTTCTGTGGAGGACGCCCGGGCCACTATGGAGCTTTAccgggtggtggaggaggagtgggagaggaCACTCGCCACCAAATCACAGTCCACTTAG